The Pan paniscus chromosome 3, NHGRI_mPanPan1-v2.0_pri, whole genome shotgun sequence genome includes a window with the following:
- the SULT1E1 gene encoding sulfotransferase 1E1, with product MNSELDYYEKFEEVHGILMYKDFVKYWDNVEAFQARPDDLVIATYPKSGTTWVSEIVYMIYKEGDVEKCKEDVIFNRIPFLECRKENLMNGVKQLDEMNSPRIVKTHLPPELLPASFWEKNCKIIYLCRNAKDVAVSFYYFFLMVAGHPNPGSFPEFVEKFMQGQVPYGSWYKHVKSWWEKGKSPRVLFLFYEDLKEDIRKEVIKLIHFLERKPSEELVDRIIHHTSFQEMKNNPSTNYTTLPDEIMNQKLSPFMRKGITGDWKNHFTVALNEKFDKHYEQQMKESTLKFRTEI from the exons ATGAATTCTGAACTTGACTATTATGAAAAGTTTGAAGAAGTCCATGGGATTCTAATGTATAAAGATTTTGTCAAATATTGGGATAATGTGGAAGCGTTCCAGGCAAGACCAGATGATCTTGTAATTGCCACCTACCCTAAATCTG gTACAACCTGGGTTAGTGAAATTGTGTATATGATCTATAAAGAGGGTGATGTGGAAAAGTGCAAAGAAGATGTAATTTTTAATCGAATACCTTTCCTGGAATGCAGAAAAGAAAACCTCATGAATG gagtaAAACAATTAGATGAGATGAATTCTCCTAGAATTGTGAAGACTCATTTGCCACCTGAACTTCTTCCTGCCTCATTTTGGGAAAAGAATTGTAAG ATAATCTATCTTTGCCGGAATGCAAAGGATGTGgctgtttccttttattatttctttctaatgGTGGCTGGTCATCCAAATCCTGGATCCTTTCCAGAGTTTGTGGAGAAATTCATGCAAGGACAGG TTCCTTATGGTTCctggtataaacatgtaaaatcttGGTGGGAAAAGGGAAAGAGTCCACGTGTACTATTTCTTTTCTATGAAGACCTGAAAGAG GATATCAGAAAAGAGGTGATAAAATTGATACATTTCCTGGAGAGGAAGCCATCAGAGGAGCTTGTGGACAGGATTATACATCATACTTCATTCCAAGAGATGAAGAACAATCCATCCACAAATTACACAACACTGCCAGATGAAATTATGAACCAGAAATTGTCGCCCTTCATGAGAAAGG GAATTACAGGAGACTGGAAAAATCACTTTACAGTAGCCCTGAATGAAAAATTTGATAAACATTATGAGCAGCAAATGAAGGAATCTACACTGAAGTTTCGAACTGAGATCTAA